In one Cyprinus carpio isolate SPL01 chromosome B2, ASM1834038v1, whole genome shotgun sequence genomic region, the following are encoded:
- the LOC109067000 gene encoding transmembrane protein 68-like, whose amino-acid sequence MSSGNESCLFENGSVSFLSCFVRVWEAGLGQLEDYLSFLEYLLWVFTPLAIVFILPFLIVIFLYLSILFLHVYKRKNQLREAYSNNLWDGARKTLATLWDGHGAIWHGYEIHGLEKIPDEGPALIVYYHGAIPIDYYYFLANLIIQKGRFCHSVADHFLFKVPGFKLLLEVFSVIHGPQEECVKALRNGHLLGISPGGVREALFSDETYPLLWGKRKGFAQVAIDSKVPVIPMFTQNLREGFRSLGTLRFYRWVYERFRLPIAPIYGGFPVKFRTYLGDPIPYDPKLNAAELAEKVQQAVQALIDKHQKIPGNILRALLERFQRERKED is encoded by the exons ATGTCCAGTGGGAATGAGTCCTGTCTGTTTGAGAACGGATCCGTCAGCTTCCTCTCCTGCTTCGTTCGTGTGTGGGAGGCAGGGCTCGGGCAGCTTGAGGACTACCTCAGTTTCTTGGAGTATCTGCTCTGGGTTTTCACACCTCTAGCCATAGTCTTCATTCTGCCTTTTCTCATAGTTATCTTCCTCTATCTGTCCATACTCTTTCTCCACGTGTACAAACGCAAGAATCAGTTGAGAGAAGCTTATTCCAATAACCTGTGGGATGGTGCGAGAAAAACTCTGGCAACCCTGTGGGATGGACATGGAGCTATTTGGCACG GTTATGAAATCCATGGTTTAGAAAAGATTCCAGATGAAGGACCTGCTCTCATAGTCTACTATCATGGAGCTATTCCTATAGACTACTATTATTTCCTGGCAAATCTTATCATTCAAAAGGGAAGATTTTGTCATTCGGTGGCTGATCATTTTCTGTTCAAGGTCCCAG GGTTTAAGCTCCTCTTGGAGGTGTTTAGTGTGATCCACGGGCCGCAGGAGGAGTGTGTGAAGGCCCTCCGCAACGGTCACCTCCTGGGCATCTCTCCTGGAGGAGTACGAGAAGCCCTGTTCAGCGATGAGACGTACCCTCTGCTCTGGGGCAAACGCAAAGGATTTGCACAAGTGGCCATTGACTCTAAAGTG CCAGTTATACCCATGTTTACTCAAAACTTGAGGGAGGGATTTCGCTCTCTTGGAACATTAA GGTTTTACCGCTGGGTGTATGAGAGGTTTCGCCTACCGATAGCACCCATTTATGGAGGATTTCCAGTCAAATTTCGCACCTACTTGGGTGACCCCATTCCATACGACCCCAAACTCAATGCAGCTGAGTTGGCTGAAAAG GTGCAACAGGCAGTTCAAGCACTTATCGACAAACACCAGAAGATACCTGGAAACATCCTCCGAGCTCTTCTAGAGCGATTCCAAAGGGAACGCAAAGAAGATTAG